The genomic interval CCCATCGAAAGCGCCCCGAGGGCGGCGTACTGCGCGATGTTGCTCGGGTGGTGAGTCGCCTGCCCCTGGATTTTGCCGATGATTTTGGCGATGGGGGCGGGGGCCGCGTTGTAGCCGATTCTCCAGCCGGTCATGCAGTGCGATTTAGAAAAGCCGTTGATGACAATGGTGCGTTCTTCCATGCCTTCGAAGGCGGCGGCGCTCGTGAACTCGGTATCGTATACAAAGTATTCGTAGACTTCGTCCGAAATGCAGTAGATGTCTTCGGCGACAATGACCCGAGCGAGGGCGGCAAGTTCCTGCTTGCTGTAGACGGAACCGGTGGGGTTGCAGGGATTGTTCAGCAAAATGGCCTTGGTACGTTCGTTGCAGGCGGCCTTGAGTTGCTCGGCGGTAATCTTGAAGTCGTTCTCGCGCTTGCCCTGCACAAATACGGGCTTGCCGCCCAGCCACTTGACGAGTTCGGGGTAGGTGACCCAGTAGGGGGCGGGCACAATCACTTCGTCGCCCGGGTTCACCAGGGCCGCGAGGGAGTTGAACACGGCGTGCTTGGCACCGCTAGTCATGATGATTTGTTCGGGCTTGTAGTGGAGCCCGTTTTCGCGGGCGAGTTTTTCGCTCACAGCCTTGCGGACTTCCAGAATGCCGACGGGGGGCGTGTAGCGGGTCTTGCCTTCGTGAATCGCCTTGCAGGCGGCCTCGCAAATGGGCTTGGGCGTCGCGAAATCGGGTTCGCCCGCGCCAAGGCTCACCACGTCCTTGCCCTCGGCAATCATCTGCTTGGCGAGGGTGTCGATGGCGACCGTGAGGGAGGCTGCGATATTTTGGGTTCTTTCAGAGAGGGGGCGTGTCATTTTCTTTTTTTC from Fibrobacter sp. UWP2 carries:
- a CDS encoding pyridoxal phosphate-dependent aminotransferase → MTRPLSERTQNIAASLTVAIDTLAKQMIAEGKDVVSLGAGEPDFATPKPICEAACKAIHEGKTRYTPPVGILEVRKAVSEKLARENGLHYKPEQIIMTSGAKHAVFNSLAALVNPGDEVIVPAPYWVTYPELVKWLGGKPVFVQGKRENDFKITAEQLKAACNERTKAILLNNPCNPTGSVYSKQELAALARVIVAEDIYCISDEVYEYFVYDTEFTSAAAFEGMEERTIVINGFSKSHCMTGWRIGYNAAPAPIAKIIGKIQGQATHHPSNIAQYAALGALSMGMESVNAMRAAFKKRRDYMLERASKILKTPANAPQGAFYLFAPVSDFYGTKTPSGKTIGGSVELCQYLLESEGLAIVPGAAFGDDSCVRFSYAASDEMLQKACDRFKRGLKNLV